In Miscanthus floridulus cultivar M001 chromosome 8, ASM1932011v1, whole genome shotgun sequence, the sequence CTGCCAGCACTCGAACGGTGGAGCTCCGGCCTTAGGCCGCGCAGCCTTGGGCAACCGAGCTATGGTAGATTGCTGCACAAGTAGTACCCGCAGCTCTGTTTAATAGGGGCAAGACAGAAAAATTACCCCTAATTATTTATCCCTCGGTAACCGAACTCATGTCCTAAACGACTTCTAATTAGGATGCGGAGGGAGTACATAGGGATCGCTTCTGCTCGAATGACACGTACGTGTGGGAATGTGGAACGGATAGGTACACGGCCGGCGGCGACGCGAGGCCTTGGATTCGTAGCCCTGCAGCCGCATTAATTGCATGCCCAAGTGATTGATGGCCAGGACCAGTATATCGGATAAGGTGATCCGGTCGATCGTTGGGGCCTACTATCTGCTGGTTCTGGTTGGCTTAATGCATCACGTGCTTGTTGATAGCCATTGTTGAGCTTGTTGATAGCCATCGTTGGCTTAGAGatgagtttttcttttttttttaaaaaatgagaAAAGGATATGGGGATCTCTCGGAGATGCTCTGCAAAGTTCCTATCGGTTCCTCAAAATTCAGCTACAAACGATCATTAGCGGCGTACGTGGTGGTGACTCCAGGAGTCCAGGTTCAGTTCAGATCACCCGATCACGGCTGAAACGCCCGTACGAGCCACTGTGATGACGTACGGTCCAAGGCTCCACGCTGAATTCCTGTACCCAGCCCCAGCTCCTCCTCGAGCGAGCCGTACACGCCTTGCCGCGCATGCAGCGCTCTCGTTCCGGTCCCGTTCGCGTCCCGCGTCCCGCGTCCCGACTCCCGGACCAGCACTAGCACAGGACGCTCCTCCGGCGGCCCGCACGCCAAACGCCCGAACCGCCTGATGCCCACCGCGCGCGCGCCCCGCGCATCTGCCATGCCATGCGTGCACACCCGCGCGCTTTGCCTTTGCGGCGCCGGCCGCGCGCAAATTAAACACGCGAAATTAACGGCCATGATGTGCTCCTTCAACACGCGTGGTCTCGATCGATCAGTCCGTGCCCACGCCGGTTGCGCGTCGCCGGCACATGGAGCAGCGCGCGCGGTCGCCGTGGCCAGCTCCCACCTATATCTTGCCGTGCCGTCATAGGATGCGGCGGCCGTGGCCCGGCCGTCCGGCCGGTAGATGATCAGTCCGAATCGATGGCTCCGCGCTCTTCCACCGATCTGTTTTTACACCAAAGCGTCAACCTCACCGGCTGGCCGGCCGGAAGACGCACCTGCAGCACGCAGTCTGACACACGTAGCCTCGCGCGTACGAACATGGATGCATGGCGTATGTACAGCAGTCGTCTATCCAGGAGCCACCCACCACCACCCCTGGGGGTCTCAAGTCAATATTAGGGCAAAAGAGGCAAGCAAGCCGTGATCGTGAATTCGTCAGATGTCAAAAGATTACGAGATCAAAAGCAGCAGGGCCCAGTCGCAGCCACGAATTATCATTCGCCGCCCCGGATCCGGTGGCCAATCATGTCTGCATGCCCCTCCCGTTTATCCTATATTCCATTTCCGGATCAGGGGGTGTTTGATctatctactaaaatttaggaggtgtgtcgggagggTGTTGTATAgggtgttcgaatactaataaaaaataaattacataatccatcagtgaatttttaaagcctaattaatccgtcattagcacatgtttactgtagcaaaacattgtcaaatcatggactaattaggctcaaaagattcgtctcgtaaattagtcgcaaactatgtaattagtttcataattaatctatatttaatactccatgcagatgtccaaacatccgataagACAACGACTAAATTTTAGGAGAGACAGCCAAACACCCCTGTACTATCCCACCGACCGGCTCAAAAGTCCAAAAGAAATCCAGTCGAGCGTCCATCCAGCTGCCAACGGCTCATCCCACTTTTAATGTCCATCCCCTTCTCGACCAAACAATAAATAGAATCATCTCACCTCAATTCCGCCCCTAAAAACTAAGGCGAAACTATCTCATCCCGTCCGTCATGTCTCTCAGCCATACGCTACCTTACAGGCTGTGCCCCGAGCAGTAGGTCTACAGCTAGCTGCTACTGCTGAGCCCCGCCTCTCGCCGTCTGACACGTCGCTATCGCTATCGTTTGCCGCGGCGGCATGGACCGGGAGGAGGGCCTTTACGGAGgccgcggcgacggcggcaggCTCCTGGTGGTCCAAGACCTCCATCAGCCGATGGAGTGCTTCTCCGACGAGGTGAACAGCCGAAActgcggcgaggaggaggaggaggaggaggcgaacGACGGGAGTGGTTCACGGCCGCCGGCGCCCAGCAACGGGGCAGCAGGAGGAGTCGACGGGCCGGCGAGCGTCGAGGCCGGGGCGAAGCGGAGGCGGGGGCGGCCGCCGGGGTCCAAGAACAAGCCGAAGCCGCCGCCGGTGGTCACGCGGGACGTGGAGCCCGCGGTGGCCATGCGCCCCCACGTGCTCGAGATCCCCAGCGGCGGCGACGTCGCGCGCGCGCTCGCGGGCTTCGCGCGCCGCCGCGGCCTCGGGATCTGCGTGCTCGCGGGCACGGGCGCCGTCGCCGACGTCTCGCTCCGCCACCCGGCGGCGTCGTCCGCAGACGGAGGAGCTGCCGCGGTCGTCGTCTTCCGCGGCCGGTACGAGATCCTCTCCATCTCGGCCACCTTCCTGGCGCCGTCCATGTCCGCGGCGgtgccccgcgccgccgccgccgtctgcaGGGACCTCTCGATATCGCTCGCCGGCCCGCACGGCCAGATCGTCGGGGGCGCTGTGGTGGGCCCTCTTGTCGCCGCCACCACCGTCGTTGTCCTGGCTGCCGCGTTCACCGACCTTACCCTCCACCGCCTCCCCGTCGAGGACGACGCGTCAGCAGCGTCCGTCTCCGGCAGTGGCGCCGAAGCCGACGAACACCGTCACCGTGGGCACGGGCATCAGCAGCCACAGGAGCATCACGACGCGAGCGGGTTGCACCCGCAGACCATGTTGGCTCCGGCGGCGACTCAGCCGGTGCCCTTGTACGCGCGCCAGTCCCAAGAGTTGTGGCCGCCGGCGGCAAGTGCAGAGCGCCCACGCCCGCCGTATCAATAGCGGCCCCGAGCCTCCGACAACACAATGGTTTTTTTCTTGACATCAGAGTCTGCTCGATCCGTCGTAACTATACATCTGATTGTTTCGTTCTGCCTAATTTGTATCGAGACATTTCATCATCTGGCTAGTGTTAGGGTTTTTTAGTATCTCATACATTGATGCTCTAGCTAGTTGTCACTACGTACTACTTTTAATTTGTTAGGGTTCAACGTTTCTGTTTACGTAATGAGTTGACATATCTGATGCCATCGGCGGTATCAAGACATGGAAATGACAGTGTGATTTGCTTAAGAGTTTGTTAGGGTAGCAGGTAGTAGGGCAATAGCTAGGGCTGGGGTTTTCTAGGTTTGTTTGTTTGCAGAGCTTATTTTTTACTCGTATCCATCTCAAATTCACCATCCGCATATATATGTTAAAACAGATTGCGGTATAAGTTAATTTAAATTATACCTAATCTACTttaacaca encodes:
- the LOC136473162 gene encoding AT-hook motif nuclear-localized protein 28-like, whose amino-acid sequence is MDREEGLYGGRGDGGRLLVVQDLHQPMECFSDEVNSRNCGEEEEEEEANDGSGSRPPAPSNGAAGGVDGPASVEAGAKRRRGRPPGSKNKPKPPPVVTRDVEPAVAMRPHVLEIPSGGDVARALAGFARRRGLGICVLAGTGAVADVSLRHPAASSADGGAAAVVVFRGRYEILSISATFLAPSMSAAVPRAAAAVCRDLSISLAGPHGQIVGGAVVGPLVAATTVVVLAAAFTDLTLHRLPVEDDASAASVSGSGAEADEHRHRGHGHQQPQEHHDASGLHPQTMLAPAATQPVPLYARQSQELWPPAASAERPRPPYQ